The genomic DNA ATGTTCCTATTTATGAAATTCAGCTTCCAGCTAAAAATCTTGTTACAAGACTAAGTTTAATTATTGGTTTAATATTTTTGGTAAGCCTTATAATTGTTTATATATTAGTATATAATATATCTAAACCATTAGATATATTAACTGATTATGTTAAAGAATTACCTCTTAAAGATTTTACTTCTAACAAAGAAGAATACAGCCCTATCTATAATCTTCCAGCAAAATATAAAGATGAAGTAGGTAGGTTAGCCGTATCTTTTATATTTATGGAGAAAGAACTAAAGAAATACATAATTGACCTTATGGAAACAACCGCTGCAAAACAGAGAATTGAAGGAGAATTAAATGTAGCAAGGGGAATACAAATGGGTATTTTACCAAAGTTGTTTCCACCGCCTTTTTCTAATTTTCCAGAAATTGAACTTTTTGCTATGCTTGAGCCAGCAAAGGAGGTTGGCGGTGATCTATATGATTTTTTCTTGATTGATAATGATCATTTATGCTTTGCCCTTGGAGATGTTTCTGACAAAGGTGTTCCGGCTGCACTTTTTATGGTAATAACACGAACATTAATTAAAATGTCTGCTAACAAAGACATTTCCCCTGCAGAAATGATGACAAAAATAAATGATACGTTAAGCGTAGACAACCCTAATTCAATGTTTGTTACCCTTGTTATATGCATACTTAATCTCAATACTGGAGAACTTTCTTATTCTAATGGAGGTCATAATCCACCAATAATTATAAAAAACAATGGAGACGTATATTATAAAAGGGAAATAAGCGGCCCTATAGTAGGAGCTATGGAAGATATTCCTTTTGTTAATTTATCATTACAATTGGAACAAGGTGACTCTATATTTTTATATACTGACGGAGTTACTGAAGCTATGAATATTGATCATGTTCAGTTTTCAGATGGAAGACTTTTAAAAGAAGTAGAACTTTTGCGTGACGAAGCTACAGAAAATTTTATAAAACAAATTAATTTCTTAGTAAGAGAGCATGCTGGGAAAGCTCCTCAATCTGATGATATTACAATGCTTATGCTTCGTTATAATGGTAGAAAAACTTCAAATAATCAAAACTAATATATAACTTGATAGTAAACTTTACATTTGTTATTGTGTTTAGCATTAATTAAATATATTGAATAAAATTATGATTTGGAGGCAATTTTATGGAAACAACTTATAGAAAAGAAGGAAAGGCTGTTATAGTAACAGTTAATGGAAAAGTTGATGCATCAACTGCGTCAGCTTTTGAAAAATCCTTAGATGAAGCTATGGGAAAAGATGAAAAAAAAATCATAGCTGATTTAACTTCCCTTGAATATATAAGCAGCGCTG from Desulfobacterales bacterium includes the following:
- a CDS encoding SpoIIE family protein phosphatase is translated as MFSSLKTSLKTKIIFFIFILMAVTASAILYFTHKDVGDAVLQKEIISAQNTLSFVKLNIKGGYDNLLSEKINTILERKKQLKHRTEIGLISLKYYQNLVDEGIIPIETAQAKFLSWFRSINAETGVFWFIFDKTAEIIAHTNPSMEGVSISSLKDMKGRYIARIAPDGSFTTIDGEFNVFRWKVSAESSNEEKYVGYFTSFSLWQWTIGTVIGVDDIEAEVKIKRDNIIEVLGNTFAKINIAKTGYIFLFNSKKEMIIPPPDAKKKLLNKSTNILTGNLILDDLIKIASSNENSINYISSYEATHVMYSQVSYFKPLDWYIVVNVPIYEIQLPAKNLVTRLSLIIGLIFLVSLIIVYILVYNISKPLDILTDYVKELPLKDFTSNKEEYSPIYNLPAKYKDEVGRLAVSFIFMEKELKKYIIDLMETTAAKQRIEGELNVARGIQMGILPKLFPPPFSNFPEIELFAMLEPAKEVGGDLYDFFLIDNDHLCFALGDVSDKGVPAALFMVITRTLIKMSANKDISPAEMMTKINDTLSVDNPNSMFVTLVICILNLNTGELSYSNGGHNPPIIIKNNGDVYYKREISGPIVGAMEDIPFVNLSLQLEQGDSIFLYTDGVTEAMNIDHVQFSDGRLLKEVELLRDEATENFIKQINFLVREHAGKAPQSDDITMLMLRYNGRKTSNNQN
- a CDS encoding STAS domain-containing protein → METTYRKEGKAVIVTVNGKVDASTASAFEKSLDEAMGKDEKKIIADLTSLEYISSAGLRVILATAKKLKARQGDIYLAGVLGNVKEVLDMSGFSSIFKIFDNVNSALTQI